From Streptomyces sp. CMB-StM0423, a single genomic window includes:
- a CDS encoding ABC transporter substrate-binding protein, which produces MISRSVRAALAASLAAALTAGAAACSADPGDSGGGKGRNPGATGVIGGTPQRGGTLTVLSNQDFAHLDPTRNWTMPDMDFGIRLLYRTLTTFRAEPGEKGTEIVPDLATDLGTPSEGGKVWTFTLKKGLTYEDGSPITAADVKYNVERSFAADLTGGPDYAQQYLAGTDGYAGPLDGEHLDSIEVPDERTIVFRLKRPIAEFSYTATLPTFAPVPAAQDKGVQYDQRPFSSGPYKIDRYDRGKELVLVRNEHWRAATDPVRKAYPDRIVVRMGLGGDQIDDRLIASGGGDASAVEWADMRPESVAKVLSKEDVRARLAAEITGCTDMLHLNTSRAPFDDPVVRRAMMAAVDREAQVTANGGPALNEVATAYLPPALAGGKKSDVLGIPPEGDVEKAKQLLAKAGESDGFTATLTVSTGDKTRAEALQQSLDRAGVTVKIQTVDPSVFYDTIGDTKNAPDMAISGWCPDYPSGATFLPFVFDGRTIQETGNKGNYAQFRDEEVMREMDRIATLTDVGEANKAWTALDAEIMKKAPSVPLLWERKPLLAGDNIAGAFGHPVWTGQFDYAVIGLKDPGKS; this is translated from the coding sequence ATGATCAGCAGAAGTGTGCGCGCCGCCCTCGCGGCGTCTCTCGCGGCAGCCCTCACCGCAGGTGCGGCCGCCTGCTCGGCCGACCCGGGCGACTCCGGCGGCGGCAAGGGCCGCAACCCCGGCGCCACCGGCGTGATCGGCGGTACCCCCCAGCGCGGCGGCACCCTGACCGTGCTGTCCAACCAGGACTTCGCCCACCTCGACCCGACCCGCAACTGGACCATGCCCGACATGGACTTCGGCATCCGGCTGCTCTACCGGACCCTCACCACCTTCCGCGCCGAGCCCGGCGAGAAGGGCACCGAGATCGTCCCCGACCTGGCCACCGACCTCGGCACGCCCTCCGAGGGCGGCAAGGTGTGGACGTTCACGCTGAAGAAGGGGCTGACGTACGAGGACGGCAGCCCGATCACCGCCGCGGACGTGAAGTACAACGTCGAGCGGTCCTTCGCCGCCGACCTCACCGGCGGCCCGGACTACGCGCAGCAGTACCTCGCCGGCACCGACGGCTACGCGGGCCCGCTGGACGGCGAGCACCTGGACTCCATCGAGGTGCCGGACGAACGGACCATCGTCTTCCGGCTCAAGCGGCCCATCGCCGAGTTCTCCTACACCGCCACCCTGCCGACGTTCGCGCCGGTGCCCGCGGCCCAGGACAAGGGCGTCCAGTACGACCAGCGGCCGTTCTCCTCCGGCCCGTACAAGATCGACCGCTACGACCGCGGCAAGGAGCTGGTGCTCGTACGCAACGAGCACTGGCGCGCCGCCACCGACCCCGTGCGCAAGGCGTACCCCGACCGGATCGTGGTCAGGATGGGCCTGGGCGGCGACCAGATCGACGACCGGCTCATCGCGAGCGGCGGCGGCGACGCCTCCGCCGTGGAGTGGGCCGACATGCGCCCCGAGAGCGTGGCCAAGGTGCTCTCCAAGGAGGACGTACGGGCCCGGCTCGCCGCCGAGATCACCGGCTGCACCGACATGCTGCACCTCAACACCTCGCGCGCGCCCTTCGACGACCCCGTGGTGCGGCGGGCGATGATGGCCGCCGTCGACCGCGAGGCCCAGGTCACCGCCAACGGCGGCCCCGCGCTCAACGAGGTCGCCACCGCCTACCTGCCGCCCGCGCTGGCCGGCGGCAAGAAGAGCGACGTGCTCGGCATCCCGCCCGAGGGCGACGTGGAGAAGGCGAAGCAACTGCTCGCGAAGGCCGGTGAATCCGACGGCTTCACCGCCACCCTCACCGTCTCCACCGGCGACAAGACCAGGGCCGAGGCGCTGCAGCAGAGCCTGGACCGGGCCGGCGTCACCGTGAAGATCCAGACCGTCGACCCGTCCGTCTTCTACGACACCATCGGCGACACGAAGAACGCGCCCGACATGGCGATCAGCGGCTGGTGCCCCGACTACCCCTCCGGCGCCACCTTCCTGCCGTTCGTCTTCGACGGCCGCACCATCCAGGAGACCGGCAACAAGGGCAACTACGCCCAGTTCCGCGACGAGGAGGTGATGCGGGAGATGGACCGCATCGCCACTCTGACCGACGTCGGCGAGGCGAACAAGGCGTGGACCGCACTGGACGCCGAGATCATGAAGAAGGCGCCGTCCGTCCCGCTGCTGTGGGAGCGCAAGCCGCTGCTCGCCGGCGACAACATCGCCGGCGCCTTCGGACACCCGGTCTGGACCGGGCAGTTCGACTACGCGGTCATCGGGCTGAAGGACCCGGGGAAGTCATGA
- a CDS encoding aminopeptidase P family protein, with product MDKPLARPHTGSHDLDVPAALQTFMSSAWAPSPLPSGRRVPGYDALAGRRARLSARFPGERLVLPAGVLKVRSNDCDYRFRPHSAYAWLTGLTGEDQAGHVLVLEPAGAEGHEAVLYVRPRSARDTDEFYRDRRYGEFWVGRRPDLGEAAELTGVAARDLDDLAKLAAGPRPQARVLSGLDARVDGLFDRGPRSAAEPDRDAELGTYLAELRLVKDDWEVGQLQLAVDHTAAGFEDVVRALPTALRHPRGERWLEGVFQTRARAEGNGTGYETIAASGEHACVLHWIRNDGRLDPERLLLLDAGVETDTLYTADVTRTLPLSGRFSPVQRQVYRLVLDAQDAGIAALRPGARFRDFHRAAMTVIAEGLYDWGVLRVTPEEALAPDSGLYRRYTLCSSGHMLGLDVHDCAKARASAYLDGVLAAGQVLTVEPGLYLQPDDETLPLELRGIGVRIEDDLVITEDGARLMSDGLPRDPDAVEEWMGTLLDGGRRAV from the coding sequence ATGGACAAGCCCCTCGCCCGCCCGCACACCGGCAGCCACGACCTCGACGTCCCGGCCGCCCTGCAGACCTTCATGAGCAGCGCGTGGGCGCCCAGCCCGCTGCCGTCCGGCCGCCGCGTGCCCGGGTACGACGCGCTCGCCGGCCGCCGCGCCCGGCTGTCCGCGCGCTTCCCCGGCGAGCGGCTGGTGCTGCCCGCCGGGGTGCTCAAGGTCCGTTCCAACGACTGCGATTACCGCTTCCGACCGCACAGCGCGTACGCCTGGCTGACCGGTCTGACCGGCGAGGACCAGGCGGGACACGTCCTCGTCCTGGAGCCCGCCGGGGCCGAGGGACACGAGGCCGTGCTGTACGTGCGGCCGCGCTCGGCCCGGGACACCGACGAGTTCTACCGGGACCGCCGCTACGGCGAGTTCTGGGTCGGCCGCCGCCCCGACCTCGGCGAGGCCGCGGAACTGACCGGTGTCGCCGCCCGCGACCTCGACGACCTCGCCAAACTCGCCGCCGGGCCCCGGCCGCAGGCCCGGGTGCTCTCCGGGCTCGACGCCCGCGTCGACGGCCTCTTCGACCGCGGCCCGCGCAGCGCCGCCGAGCCGGACCGGGACGCCGAACTGGGCACGTACCTCGCGGAGTTGCGGCTGGTCAAGGACGACTGGGAGGTCGGGCAGCTCCAACTCGCCGTCGACCACACCGCGGCCGGCTTCGAGGACGTCGTACGCGCCCTGCCCACCGCCCTGCGCCACCCGCGCGGCGAACGCTGGCTGGAGGGCGTCTTCCAGACCCGCGCCCGCGCCGAGGGCAACGGCACCGGATACGAGACCATCGCCGCCTCCGGCGAACACGCCTGCGTCCTGCACTGGATCCGCAACGACGGCCGGCTCGACCCGGAACGGCTGCTGCTCCTCGACGCCGGGGTGGAGACCGACACCCTCTACACCGCCGACGTCACCCGCACCCTCCCGCTCTCCGGGCGCTTCTCACCGGTGCAGCGGCAGGTGTACCGACTCGTCCTCGACGCCCAGGACGCCGGCATCGCGGCCCTCCGGCCGGGCGCCCGCTTCCGCGACTTCCACCGGGCGGCGATGACGGTGATCGCCGAGGGGCTCTACGACTGGGGCGTGCTGCGCGTCACCCCCGAGGAGGCGCTGGCCCCCGACAGCGGCCTGTACCGCCGCTACACGTTGTGCAGCAGCGGGCACATGCTCGGCCTGGACGTGCACGACTGCGCCAAGGCGCGGGCGAGCGCGTATCTCGACGGGGTGCTGGCGGCGGGGCAGGTCCTCACCGTGGAGCCCGGGCTCTACCTCCAGCCCGACGACGAGACGCTGCCGCTCGAACTGCGCGGCATCGGCGTGCGGATCGAGGACGACCTCGTGATCACCGAGGACGGCGCCCGGCTGATGTCGGACGGGCTGCCGCGGGACCCGGACGCCGTCGAGGAGTGGATGGGGACTCTGCTCGACGGCGGCCGCCGGGCGGTCTGA
- a CDS encoding GntR family transcriptional regulator, with the protein MAEAKRGKLISVQKHLRDQVANALRAALIAGELRPGVIYSAPALATEFGVSATPVREAMLDLAREGLVEAVRNKGFRVTEMTEGDLDNYTEIRELIEIPTVGRVTEVATEEQLEALRPLAEDIVKATRDHDLIGYLEADRRFHLDLLALAGNDHLVTVVAELRNRSRLYGLTDLDRAGVLVDSAQEHLTLLDLMIAGNATAAQELMAGHLGHIRTLWAAGRRSAAKRASALRLGEG; encoded by the coding sequence ATGGCTGAGGCGAAGCGGGGCAAGCTCATCTCGGTGCAGAAGCACCTGCGCGACCAGGTCGCCAACGCCCTGCGGGCGGCGCTGATAGCGGGCGAGCTGCGGCCCGGCGTCATCTACTCCGCGCCCGCGCTGGCCACGGAGTTCGGCGTCTCGGCCACGCCCGTGCGCGAGGCCATGCTCGACCTCGCCCGCGAGGGTCTGGTCGAGGCCGTGCGCAACAAGGGTTTCCGCGTCACCGAGATGACCGAGGGCGACCTCGACAACTACACGGAGATCCGCGAGCTGATCGAGATCCCCACCGTGGGCCGGGTGACGGAGGTGGCCACCGAGGAGCAGTTGGAGGCGCTGCGCCCGCTCGCGGAGGACATCGTCAAGGCCACCCGCGACCACGATCTCATCGGCTATCTGGAGGCCGACCGCCGCTTCCACCTCGACCTGCTCGCGCTCGCCGGCAACGACCACCTGGTCACCGTCGTCGCCGAACTGCGCAACCGCTCCCGGCTGTACGGCCTGACGGACCTCGACCGCGCCGGCGTGCTCGTCGACTCCGCGCAGGAGCACCTCACCCTGCTCGACCTGATGATCGCCGGCAACGCCACCGCGGCCCAGGAGCTGATGGCGGGACACCTCGGCCACATCCGCACCCTGTGGGCGGCCGGCCGGCGCAGCGCCGCGAAGCGCGCGAGCGCACTGCGCCTCGGCGAGGGCTGA